The window GATTTAAATAGTTAGTTGTCTCTATTGGTATTAATCTAGCAGATATTctaaagacattaaaaattaagtagTCCTAAGTGATATGACCTAAAACATTATACCAATATGCTGATGAAtcattatttcttaaaaacaagtGTATTCTACTGATGTAACCAAAACAAACtgtacacatttaaaaaatatttattaatattacgACGTTAAAATACATAAGAGCTACTGCAAGAGTACAAATCCCTCAGCTGTTAGCACTTTGTTGCTCCATATATCAAACTGCTGTCGCACCGAAGACAGTGAATTCCATTACTAGGATTGTATGATCCTGGGCTGCATACAACtatggacagaaaaaaacaagaaaaaaatgtgacatttaagtgatattaataaaaaagtgtttacatttgaaatgtttagAATGCATCTTTATCTGTTTGAAAAAAGACcatattttttccagcattCTGCTAGTTGATGATGAAAAAATTGTCTATATTTTATACATCATCTATTTATTACACCGTATTTTCCTCTTCATCACTTTCCACTCCATCTACTTACAGGGGATATGTCCATTAATTACATTCTAATATGGCCTATTTCCAATAGTGTTTTAAATAAGCTGCTATAGCTGCTTGTATAAGTAATACAAGACTAAATAAAGCTGAAATCTAAGCTCTGATAATTATTAAGTGGTGCAAAAATAATACATCAAACCAGAAATGAGTGTATGGTGCAGAACAAGTGTTCTGAATGAAACATCTTTTTCCTATTCGATCATATTATGCCATTGGATGAAGTCTGTACAGTCATCTGCAGAATGACTTCATCACAAAAGACTAACTCAGCATTATGCTCttggcagaagaaaagcagaatttgagCTATTTGGTTATGACTATCCTGAATCATACTTCAATTTGGCAATGGTAGCCTTTCTTAAGGATATATCTTTAATTAACATCATTAGTATTCAGTATGCAAAGGTAATTAAgaccttcctttcttttgcagaTTTGGTGCTTACCTGGTTATTGGGTTTTGCCTGGCTTGATAATGACTTCTTAGTCACTACTGCACAAACTTTTAGCAGGATTTTCAgtatttggtttggtttattttcatttgttgagACTGGCAGGATTCACTTGATCCCCAGTGGCTGTTATTAGCTTGCCTAGCATTTTTTGCCACTGCTATTGACCAAAGAGGGTTTTAGAGGTCTTACGAAATGTAAGAGAGAAGGAGTCCTCTCCAGATGATGTCAAAACCTTGCCTTTTTTGTACATTGGTATAGGCAGACCAAGATGCCTTTATGGGAAAGAGAAAGCTTTACAAATATGTGTAACTAAAGGCATTTTCCAAGCTTTCTGTCTGGAAAATCCATCATCTTGTGTACCAGAGGAATAATTCTACTCTTTTCATTGAAGATTATAGGCACACTTCTAGTAAATCCTTCagaattttcagtttatttaattGGAACAAGGTAGACTTCTCTTACAATGGGataaaaagtttatttctcAGAAGCGTCATCTGTTTCCTATCTAgcagaaagcatgaaaaagagaaaggactcTGAAGCAGGGACCTGTAGCTTATTTAGCCAGTTGCTGGAAAGTTTCTTTAACAGGTAAACATAACTTGTTTCAACCTTTTCACTAATGGAAAACTCCTATTGGTATACCTTTACTTTGAAAGTATAAACATCTTAGCAAAATATTCTGTCTTTACAGTGTGTTTTATATACTTGCCACTTCATACCTCACAAACTGAAATGCACATAATTTCTTAATTTGTTCTTGTATCCTGTAAGCTAACTAGTATTTTGCACTCTCTTCTCATTTTTAGGACTATTTCAATATTCTCTTGAataatgtatttccttttgaaCTTTCAAGTTACTATGTTTCAGTAATATAAATAATCACCATTCTGTgagaaagaactgaagaaaaccaaattAGAATTGACTACTCAGTATCTAGTCTActaaaaataccacagaaatcAAGCTCTACAGAATAATAATACtggacaaaaaatatttcataaagctAGTACAGGGTATGATATCAAATTGTCTCTCCAGAGAAGGCCTaagaaacatacatttttaCTGTATTAATTTCACAGCTGcatctgataaaaaaaaaaactaaagcaaaaaaatagatttataaagcagaaaaattatatttagatATTTTGATGATGTGAAAGTGACTCAATTGTCTATgctaagtaaaatatttttaaaaaaccacagggctttaaaagcaaaaaaccattaatataaaatcatatgaaataatttctaagaTTTTGTACTCATCGATTCTGTTTATTCAAGACTGCTTTACAGAGGCAGAAGACTAAATGGAATTATTAACCAGCAGTAACTCCATGTCTTTTAAGTCTTTGCCTCTGCAAAATCACTCAGTAAAGGGTTCTGCCTGAGGCTTATCTGGTACCTGATGAACAAAATTTTGATATGTTTTACCAGCAGTGTTTTCTGCCAAAAAGACTTCTCTAAAGATAGATACATCAAACAGTGACTGATGAGGTTAACATGTTTAATTGACTAATTCAGAAAGAGATTTAGACTAGAAAATGGGAGTAGAAGGTGAGACAATAGCTCAATATTTAATGCCGTTTTAATATAaaagcagagggggaaaaaacaaatgaggaTATAGTATGATATAAAAGAACATGAGACTGAAAAcatggggaagaaaatgaatgcaagTTCTAATACAGGAGATTTAGATTGGTAGATGATGCAGTAAGTGAAAGGGTTATGCTTAGTGCACAAATTGTGTGAAATAAATGATGCATTGTTCACAGAGCACTGCACAACAGCGTGGAGGAACCAGAACTACTAGGACACTACATGAAACTAGatattctaaaaataatagAGGAAAGAGAACAGGTGTAACTGAACATCCAGCTATTTTGCTGTATGAGAAGTAAAAATAGAGTAGGTTCGTTTATGAAACCTGCAGAGGATATGCatagttttttatttctcccatGTTCTTGGGCCTACTCCATAACCTTTTCCATTCTGTCATATCCTTATCAAGTCCCAGAGACTAGAAACAGTCGCACTATTCAAAGTTTAATGTACTTAAATTAGAAAGTCTGAGTAACATCTGTTTCCATGTTCCAAAATAGAACTGGCTCATGGAAGGGTAACACAGATGATAATCTGAGGTTTGCAGTGTATCTGCGGTGATACTGATCAGACTTCTACACTATGTAAAGATTTCATGAATGGACGCTGAAACACATGCAGGTAAGCGGAAAGTAATATAATTTGATGTTGTTTTACAATGAAgataaaaaagtaattaatttgaAAGCACCTGATATGGCAGCACATACAAATGTAATAAACTACAGAAGACTACGATtagaatgaaattttaaaaagagtattAAATGATGCTAAAAAGGGAAATAAGAGTTGGAGAGAAATTGCTAAAGGGATTACTCATGAGGTTGCTCTTTACTAAATATTTACTAAATATTTACTAAATATTTCCACTAACAAGATTATCAGAAAAGGTCACACATGGAAACATTTCGCATGTCCTGCAATTTTAGAGTTGTCTCTATTTTCTGCATATTCTTAATATATCTTTTCAAAGTGTATTCGATTCTGTAAACTTGTCTTTCAATATGTaatccagtgttttcttttacaatttctAGGTCTGTAGGGAATCATCTCTGTCAAAAGCTTGACTACAGATTTATCCTCTATGTGTCTTGTCTTCCATTGTTCCCTTGAGACTTCAGGCTCAATATTTGGGAATCATATGAATAACCTTTTCTTGGGCGAAATGCAATCTGGCAAAGCCACTCTCTAAAACACCGATCCACTCCTTAACATCTAAGGAGGGTAATATCACTTGTTTTAATATGAggactgacaaaaataaaattaccagAATTtattctctccctttccttatTCTTCCAAATGGATCACAAATATTTACGGATTTAGCTTAAGTTTGCAAAGCTATACAGAGTGattattttatctatttttcttactttactGAGATCTGGAATGTAGCATTCAATTTGTAATTAGATGAAAGCATTGCATTATTATGCCCCTTTTTATAAAtttatgaacaaaaataattgtcttGTTTGTCTCACTGTAAAACAGCACTTGAAACATACCTTGTCAGATTACAGATTTTCTATGCCAGTTCCAAGAAACCTCACTGCTGTCTACATGTCTGAACttaatgtgatttattttaatttaactcAGTCCATAGAAATTGTGGGTCTGGCTTAAAATCTAAATCAACAAGGTCTTACAAAGGTTCTGCCCAAGTACTAACCTGATCTAGTACTGGTTACCTTGACAGACTTGACAGGATCACAGCCCAAAACAGTATGGCATAACAATTTCATAAAGTTAAATAGCAAAGTTCTGAGTTCAATCAATCAGAGCAAAAAAATTGTAACAGTATTTAGTACTTTATATGATAAATTAATTTGTCACTTACCACAACACTCTGGACAGTTTGGATGTACTCGAGCATTCCTTCCATACCCTGGGTAGCAGTGATTGACCCATACCATTTGCAGAGTACCTTCAATGTAGTATATTTCAGGCAACGATTCAGAACTTTTTCTGCGAACTTCCACTTGTTGGTTAAAAAATGTCTCTATAAGGTGTTTTGCCTAAAttgaaaaaaactattttttcagaATCTTTGATGGAAAGAGGTCAGaatacaagaaaacacaaaagaatgTGAGTATGAGTTAGGATGAAGATTTAAAGGATGTACCACTACATCTTTTGATTGTAGCTGAATGGAAACAGGAGGACAATCTGATATTCTTGGATATGTTGCGTTTAATTTATATAAACCTTGATCAATTAATGCAATGTCTTCAGAAGTGTTCAGGATTATACAAATAGAACTTTAAAAGCTAATCCACGGCAATTTTGCCTACATTAGACAGCTGTAGCCCAACATCAATAGACTTGCAGCTTTCCCATCTACATAGGTACTATTATTTACATCCATTTATATTTCAGACATACTTTCCCTCTTTATTAGCTATTTCTgttcaataaaaagaaaatgccaaagGTCTCCTGAAACCAAGTTAAATAAGGGGATGACTATTATTATATCAATCAAATATAATCACGGAAGACTAATTCCCTTACTCAAAAAGATTTGCACCAATACAATCCTAGATAGGAAAAACATTCCTTTCTATCAGTGCAGAACCAgcagcacagaagcacagaCATGTTAGGATACAAGGGAGCTCTATTCCGTCTCATCTACTCCATCTCCCTAGACAAAggcaatgtttatttttaaaaatgctttattttctctggaaTTTTGGACAATTTCTTATGAAATGTCTTTCACTGCAATATTAAAGAACTTAAGTCATAgtagttaaaattaaaaatgtgactTCTAACTGactaaaatatataaaatatgtaacaAAAAATAGACCCATTAGCAATCTGACAAAGTCTAACAGTAAAAAGTATCAATGCTTCATATCCAGATAGTGCTTCATTTGTATAGAGGgattaattatatatatataaagctaaaaagaaaaagcaaaaaaaaaccctttaataGGCTTGCAAGGTTCAGTACATACACAAATTGGCAAAACTAAATTTATTCATGATCTCTTAATTTGATCCTTTTCTCTGTATGAAAAAGGTGAACTTTGATCGTGAGCTTTCCCCAcaaatgtagggtttttttcagtggacAGGATGGAAGCTGTTTAATGAGTGCAATGTTATTTTAGATCCTTTCACCCTTCTGCTGTAATCCCAAAGCATGATTTGCATACCTGCTATTTCTTGGTATTCCTCCTGtacttcccttcccctttctcctttcccctttaAGAACCTCTGAATTAACAGTTAACGTAGTAAGCAAGACTCTGCCTTCTGGTTCTCTACTGTAAAAGCGAAACGCCTTCAAGCAGCTAAAATTCCACCAGATCAACAATAAAATCACTTTCAAGTGATGGAAAGGCACTCCCATTGCAAAACAGCATGTCTGATATTTATAAGATAGCACATGTTCAAAGTTTCCCGATTGTCTTTCCACTTTTCATACTCTTAATATACTGTCTTTAATATAGACTGACAGTGTGATCTGCCTTACCCATAACGGCAATAGAATATTAGCAATTTTAACTGATACAAATTTTATGTCCACTATAACTTTTATATTGATTTATTAATTTACTAAACAAAGTACATTTCGTTTTTTATGTTATTATACTTTATTGTGAGAGTAGCTTATTATGTTAGTTGCCTTTTTATTCTTGCATCTACTGTACCTTGTTTAGTCCATGAGATGCATCACAAGCGCTTTGCTGGTGTAGTCTGTTGTGTTTGTCTGAGGAAGCAACTGTAACAAAACATAATCTGTTTATAGAACAAAATCaatgaaattaacatttttttaattatttacaggTTTAAGATTCTAGCCAGTTCTGATACAAGTATTTAGGACTTTTTACCATATTTCAGATCATATTTGTCCAACTTgcaatgttttaaagaaatcacagaGCTTGTCCTCTTATGGATATTACACATCTACGTCTAATTGTCAgcatacttaaatattttatgggaactgtcatttatttataaattctaATGGCAAGAGAATGTATAATTCTAAACTCAgatttataaatttataaatttataaatgtcCCAGATTTATAAATATCTGAatcctttcaaaagaaataagcTAATCCCTCTCTAATTACCTGCCTGACATTGTGGTTTTATGAAGACTCAGGTTTTGAAACAGTGGACTCAAgttttctctcaagaacaatCGATCAGGGCAATATCTAGTGCTTTGAAAGATTTTCCCTGCTCCCCCTACCCTGCACAAACACATCAGTTCCTGAGCCTCACTCACTCAACCCTTTACATTCTCGTAGGAATGCCTATGACACAGAGCCGATGTCTCTTTTAATAAGAGAAAGTACTTCAAGTGAACTGAACCTGTGTTGGGACTGTTTTACAGGTTCCTTCAGACCTCACAGCATAAAGGAGTTGAGACTTTCTTTTCATATGGTTTGTGTTCAGAAGGAGTATTCTGAGAACAagtctcaggaaaaaaagatctccTTTGGATTGACATGACACTGAGATTTCTGACTTCCACATTTAATGCCTTTATTGAAAAGCTGgtaatggaaacattttataaaaacaaattcatgttaaaaataaaatgtatttttagtaaCTAAACTTTGTCAAAGGAGGATAAGTATCTAAGACACTGTGAGGTCTTCATTTATGTATAAACATAAACTCATGTACAAACATACCCAAATATCAGATATAAAGTTTTATAATTATGACAGTACATACTCACACCCCATAAGAATCCTTAAATATCCCATAAGTTGGTGACATCTTCCCAAGCCACCTAATGATTTGCTTTAAATCAAGCCAACTCAGTATTTTTGGCAACTCAGTTTTACCCAGGTCTCCTTTAggctccttttgttttaaagaaatggaaaattatgaAATCTCCCTCTTTTATTGTTTCCACTTAAAGAAGGAAGAGTGATGAGGTTCATCTCATTTACCtttatttactgaaaattaGACATCCAGTCTTAGTCTGTTATTTGGAAGCTGTTTATAAAGACCGAGGCACATCCATGGAGTGATTTATACACCTGTTGTAGGTGGCTGGATGAAGGTAATCTGGGGAGTTACAGAATACACTGTATCACCTTCCTTCCTATGTTAGTGTGCAACAAGGGGCGTGatcatgttttctgaaacaaaattaaaagcatattgATCTATCCACAGCTATAAAAATTTCTAACGCTCTtctgaaataatgtaaaatatgcACTTTTGAGTAGATCAACTATCTTTTTGATATTGACATGAATTTCACATGCCATACTTTGAAGCATTTTTACAATCAAGAAACTATTATTAAACCCTTACAATACTTTCTGCATATAAGCAGTAAATACATTCCATTAACTACAAAAATTCTAACCATTCTTTAAAAGCAAGGCAGATTTTTacctgaaaatgtaaaaaagattTCATTCTGTAGACCTCCTCTCTGCATTTTTACATGATGGCATTCTGACTTAATTAATGTAACCTCACAAGAAAGTTCAGCAACAAGTTTCCTTAGTATCTGAAGCAATGCTTTCTCAAAAGAAGTATTATGAGAACTGTTGCAGGGGGCTGCATGATACCGGGCTGTGAACTCATAGTAATTTTTAGGATCAGAATAAGCTGTaggaaaaaatgtggaagatgatgaggaacatatgaagtaaaaagaagaaaagtaatttgtgtatttgaaaataaaattgccaaTTTAAATCCttaatttataaacaaaacctATTTTGCACCCCCAGAGAATTTTTGATGATAAAATAGCATGTGCTGGGCCACTTGGGAACACTTAAAGAGATTTTTACAAATTGACATTCTTATTTATAGGTCAGTCTTACTctttattattgtatttttttaaatttttaaaccAATAGGAGTTGACAGTAAAGGGATCAGTATTATGAAAGCTAAGGTTAAGCATACAGAATACCGTTTAGTATGTGACACAGTATTTCATCTCACACATTGTGGCCAGTTACAGTAGTATGTTACATATTTTTTAGTCAACTAtcacaaaagtattttaaagggCTTAAAAACTGAATCCTCTTCCCCAGAGATCAATAGAAGATGCAACAAATAAGAGGAGCAGGAATTCCTTCTCTGTGAgcagaaataactgaaaaagcTTCCACATAGGTATGAAATTTACTTTTATGGATAGATCAACTATTTCACCTTTACTGTGAAGCTAAATGCACACCTGGGCATCTTTTACAAATAAGCCAATGTCCCATAAAATGCGTATTTCTAGTTATTTCATGATAACTACTCTATTTATCCAAAGCTGAAGATCAACAAAGCACAATGTTAAATAGAAAGTACGAGTGAAAGAATAAAGAACAGGGGTCATGGTGTGGGTATAAtcacagaaaggagaagagggtggcagggaagaaagaacaaaggaatAGAAACTGAACCAGCTGAAAGAAGCAGAACATCCAAAATATGGTACCCAATTAAGACAGATCATCAGATCCTCTACCTTGCCTTTGCCTCCcccatttcctttcccttgctgctgcatattccagattttatatatatatgtatgaaacTTGGATTTTGTATGCTAACATTCAGATTGGATCCTTACTGAAAGATGTAGTTCTGCATTACTGAAAACGGTAACCTATTCCATCAAAACTGTTCCAAAgaaactttttcctttccagttctgttcaaGCAAGCTAGCTGCTAAAAGTCATGGTTATTCTGTATGAAGGCTACTGTgacaaagtaaaattaatttacatcAGAGGTTAATTTAGGTTATTGTGCTCTACCATGTTTCTAAATGATCACTGGtaggcattttaaaatcaagttcaGACAGTTGCTGCTGAAGGCAATAGAAGCTCTTGCCTACATCTCCACAAGAATAAAGTATCCTTTatagaagaaaaggagagctAGTAATGAATAAATGGCATTGCCTTTACAGTCTTTGACTTTATCAAAGACTTTTTACCTGCTGACAGAAGGAAATGTAATCAGaacaagaaagaataaactACAAATATTACATCATTAAATGTACTTAAAAAACACAATCAGGTAATGATTAAGGCATTAACATGTGTGAAATAAATCCATACATCTGTgctaaaattaatataataaagaataattcattttaaaattatgctattttaatgttattaagGATTACTGACTATTCAATTTGTTACATTTCATTatgtttcatgtttctttttttaaaagaactgtaTTCATAAGTTTCTCAGTCAGCCACTGAGCTTCATTTAAGGCTCTGtaaattacattaaatgaaCTGCCTGGTAGTaactaatattaaaaacaattccCCAGAGAAACAGAATGTCTTTATCTCTGCAAATTAAATTCTAAGTAAGcctacttatttaaaaatagcaacacacattttaaaaaagaaaactttttcaaGGCAACAACACACTTACCTGGATAG of the Nyctibius grandis isolate bNycGra1 chromosome 3, bNycGra1.pri, whole genome shotgun sequence genome contains:
- the ZPBP gene encoding LOW QUALITY PROTEIN: zona pellucida-binding protein 1 (The sequence of the model RefSeq protein was modified relative to this genomic sequence to represent the inferred CDS: inserted 1 base in 1 codon), producing the protein MRPVAHGRARGRLPARLLLLLVLLQAAPAVQPLKRFLRSAGPRHNSLKIVGSVVFPVKVYVKLNHNSPRILCLTNHLRNXIDPIFQWNGPGGGLSSENSSVQISPTGTLVLRHFNLSGVYTCSIVYKLTAMQPDKNLVIKYLIYAYSDPKNYYEFTARYHAAPCNSSHNTSFEKALLQILRKLVAELSCEVTLIKSECHHVKMQRGGLQNEIFFTFSVASSDKHNRLHQQSACDASHGLNKAKHLIETFFNQQVEVRRKSSESLPEIYYIEGTLQMVWVNHCYPGYGRNARVHPNCPECCVVCSPGSYNPSNGIHCLRCDSSLIYGATKC